Genomic DNA from Pempheris klunzingeri isolate RE-2024b chromosome 22, fPemKlu1.hap1, whole genome shotgun sequence:
TGTACTCTTGGCAGCTGCCAGTCCAAAAATGGTGCTCTGTGCAAGACAAGATTTTACACACGGCACTGcattttcatcaaaatgttACAATTAACTACTCTGCTTCTACTAGACACTGATGCAACGTCTGTTGGAAAACTGACAGCAAGTTTCTTATGTGCACAAAGCGATCGAGTTTCTaatgaaaacagaagacagGCCATTACGCCATTATGCCGACAATGATGGCACCCTGAGGGAGACAGAACACTTTGTTGGCATCTCTTGTATTTTGGTCATCTGCAAACTATTGGTAAGGCcatatttcaaacaaacagctcTCCAAAGCCATTATCCCAGCATTAAAGGCACATCTAGAGATAAGGGCGGGTGGACAGAACTAATGTGAGTAGGAAGGAGGATAAAAAACATGGACAAATGGACCAATGATGTTTAAATGggtattaaaaaacaaacatccataAACAGAACACAGTATTTATGGCAGACAAATAGTCATCCTAACAAAAAGTCAACACTAGGCCGCGTTTGTGGACTGGACAAGGTCAGcaatgggagggggggggggggacagaaaAGAGGGCTGGACTGGCTTCAACATACAGAAATAATACAGGTGCAAATGCAGAGCTCACTATGGGTTAACTtcaaaaaaccaacaacaaaccAGTGGGTTAGTAAGACAGCAGGGTGCAGCACGGcggcagaggaggaaggtgctcatgtgtggggtggggggctgAGAGATGGATGGAAGATGGAAAAACAGAAGCAAAGGGAAAGCTGAAACCAAAACCGAGAGGGTGGGGGTGCCGGTGGGTGGCAGTGTGATGGTAGTAAGCTGACAATTCACAAGCTGTACCTACCAGGATAGGGTTATTTTTCTACTGTCACCACTTAAACCTAGTGAGGAAAAATTTAAAGAGTAGCTGACAAAAGATGCCAAAGTGACCGGAGATGAACATTAATGAataggagaaaaacaaaagaagcaaaACTAGCAGAATACAGAATGTCAAAGGCGTTTTTGTTCAGCAAAGAAGCAAAGGTCATGCTCATTTGTATCGTTTAGTGTCAAACTTGGGGAAAAACCCTCCAAACTCCACGTCTGCCAAGAACGGAAGACATGACGGAGTACAGCACTGAAACTGTCTGCACCAGTGAGGAAACACTGCGATGTTACACTGTATACATTATGTATCAAGAGACTTGTTTTCTTCTGTATCTTTATTCTACAGTACCTCCATCAGGAGGCATCAGTGAAGAAATGCAGCCTACAGGACATCAGGACTCTTTTGCACTTCATTCTCCGTGTTTATTCAAACCAGATCCTTTTAATTCTATATTTAGCATATCACATTTCTTGCACAAATACATCTGAATAAGGCcaaatatatttatgtgtgaTTCAAAAGAGTAGTGTTTCACTGGTGTCCTCATCCTTCTGTTGGAGGCATACTGGATCCATGTGTTTGACGTTAAGGTTCAGGTTTTAGTAACATGCAGTTAAAACTTAACTGACTGGTGAGAAGTAATTCTGAAAACTGTTTCAAGATCTGGTTAAGATAAAAGGTGAGGGGAAAAATATGTACTGGGAATGTTTTTTCTGGAAGCCAAATCAAGATGACGACAACAAAAAAAGCTGAAGCAAACCAAAAGCTGCTGTAAAATGAGATGCATTTGACAGTATGTATTCTGTATGTTGAAATCTGACAAGTCAATTTAGGACAGCCATTCTCTACCTGCAGTTCAGGAAGCCCAAAGGGAACTGGATTGTGTACGCTAAACATTTTGTCAATGTAACATCAGAATTCACTCATGAACTGTGGGCGTTCTGAGAGATCACTGCAGCCACCAGCCGCCTCCACAAAGAGCTGCTTTACTGTTAGGAAAGAGCATCCTGAGCCAACAAAGTTGAGAACAGCTGAGTAAGGTCTTTCTCAGGACACCAGCGATCTttagagagggaggggggtgtgtgtgtgtgtgtgatgaggggTGATCTCACCTTGGGATCATAGTCTGGGTCATTCTCCTCATCggcctcctcctcaccctcctgaACACAAAGCAACGTCACACTGGTGGTCAGTGGCCACTACAGCACTGAGTGCATCTTGTATGTTTTAGCCAATCAGTTTCATCGACTGTGGCCCTAAATAGTCTTACCTCATCAtccgcctcctctccctcttcatcGTACtgtaaagacacaaacatggGGTTTAGCCAGGGAATGCAGAGTATAATCTGATGTTCATCTCTAAATAAATTTGATATACACCTATTCAAAGCAAAAAGCCAACTGCCAAGTACATAGTAACAAATGTCTCTCCAGGTCTGTTACTAGAACATTCCTTACAACTGGTACAGCTGACAAGAGCAAAGCATGTTTTCCTCATCTGATCCCTGGACAACGCCAAAAGTGGCAGCAACGTGTACAGCGTGTTCAGCCACAGTACAACAGAATGAGATTAGATGCCCACACTCACGTCATCGTCGTCATCCTCTATGGCCTCTCCTGTGAAGTAGAGCACAGCCCGAGGTACGATACGCTCACGGATGAAGTGGCCAATTTCAAAGTCTGCAGCCAGGACCGCCTCCGAGTCCTCATCCTGAAGACAAGCAGACCGGACACTTGATTCATGCACTGTCCCTGAAACAGCACGGGCTAGGCTTCTTACAGAAATCACTCCGCTTACTCCACCTTCTCCATCGCTTCAGCAGTGAAGAGTGATGTGCAGTAAAGTCAGTAATTTAGTTAAATACCAAATATATACCATGGTAACTAGCAAAACCTGATTGAATGTCATTTCTTTGAATAGTGTTTGAGCTTTGCTTCTAAAATACAAACGTTACTTATGGCTTCTGTAGATTACAGCTGTTGAGGGGCCAAACTCACACGGGTTCAATGAGAAATTTGAAAGAATTTAGAATACGTCTGTCACAGAACCCTAAGTGTAGTAGGAGTCCAGTACGTtgttcacaataaaaacactacaATAATCCATCAAGTCTCTCAAAGTGCAAATGAGACGAACAGTGACAGTCTAAGGCTAAATGTGACTAGTAGAAGAAAGCTGCAGCAAGAGCTGCTGATCACAGAGAGCAGGACACACCCTCCAGCTACAACAGTCATGAGATGAGCAATACAAGTGACTTACCAGCTCTCCATTTTCTGGAACTGTGAAAGAGTAGAAACAGTCAAAGTTAGATTAAACAGATCATTTTAGAAAGTGCTAAATCAACTGGCTGTGTGTAAGTGAACCCTGGTATAGCTTTAATATGTCTGCCCAATCCTCACCCTCTGGGGGGGTGAAGAAGTTGAAGAAGGAGTCGTTGGGGACTGTTTTGGTGACCGTCCTCACTGTGCCACGGCCCTTgtgcttctgtttcttcttgATTGTTTTCAACGTGACGTTCTTGCCCTTCGTCCATTCAATCGTGCAACTGTGGTGAAACGAgatgaggaggcagcaggagaagTCAAGGTCAGTATCCAGCATTCCAATCTAAATGACATCTTGGGTTTATTTTAGGAATCTAGCAGGTGGGACCATTGATACCCACTGAAGTGATTCTGGGAGCAAAGAGCTGAGAGATAATGGAGACGCATTTGGTTGATGAGGTGGTAAATAAGTCAGTCAAAATGAGGCTGACATGAGAATCAGTTTGAACTCAAACAAATGGCAATCCTGCAagttctcctctttttttatatcaacTGCAATGCAAATTAGAATTGTTTAGTATTACTATTGGCTTGAGGTTACTGAACAACATCTGGAAGACgattctcacacacaccacagcattCTTCTGACTTGCACCGATGAATTGGTGAACTAAATGAGGTGCTCTACTCACCCTGTGCAGCACATGATCTCTGGGCCATCGAAGGAGAACGGGTCGCTCTCATCGGGCTCCGACCTCATCTTGTAGGTCTTCGTCAacactgtgtttgtgaagaAGTCATTGGCCTCAAAGTGGAACTCTAACGTGAAGCTCTGATGAAGACAAGATGAGCTGTGCTTAGAGACGGGTCAGAGTTAACACACTGGTTTCAGCCATTTAATGCTACAGTCCTGCTCACTCACCATGGGCTGTCCTGGATCTGAGAATTTTACTTTAATATCTTGTAAATGTTTAAGGATGGGTTCATCGTGttcctgaggagagagagcaccACAGCATTTAGACCATCATCCAGCACACATTTCACTTCTTAACTGGCTGGGAATATTAGTAATAACGGTCCTCTTCACAACTTGGCCAGCAGGTGGAAGCAAACCCTGACTTTTTATTGCCAGAGGCAGATACAGGCTGACCTATTTTCACTGCACCCCAGCAGTTGTCTGGTTGAACCCACCTGCAGCATGTCACTGAGGAGGTCCACATTCTTGAAAACCGTTAACCAGAACTCTGGGATGCCTTTGgggtcctccttctcctcatccttcttctcttcctccaacTTGGCCTTCTCCTTCATCTCATCCTGGTTGAGGGAGACATTTTCTCTTCAAATTGATGCTCGCTCAGCCATTTTCCCCACATATCATAATGTATGaaactattttcattttagCCACCTCCATCCACAAAGACAGCTCAGCATTGggacaagacagaaaaaaagagcaaaggaaCAAGTTCTATTTAACGCTACAAAAACCCAAGTGCAATAGACCACTACCCTGATTTCATCACCCGTCATGCTGCTTTGCAATACAGACATGTGACATCAGTGGAGGGGATGAAAGCGTGAAGTCCCATGCTGCTCTTTATTAGCTGCATGCAGTTTAGCCATTTTGGGATGTCAAGTGTATTCTGTTCTGGATGAGGCTAAAAGCTACATGCCTGACGAGTGAAGCTGAAAGAAACAAGTGCTCAGTCAAACAGGAAGCATGCAGGTGTATACGTCACCTGTACCTGCTTACTTACTGtcagctcttcctcctcatctgccttCCATTCACATTCCTCATCTGTGGGCTCATATGCTGCTTTCACTATGTCACTTCTCTGtaaacaggagaaaacatcaaGTTTGGACTGCTGGCCGCCAAGGAATGTTGGTTACTTATGCGTTATCACACGTtatgagataaaaaataaagcacCCAAATGAATAGAAAACAAGGTCATTTGTTAAATCAAGTGCAAGTAGCTCCACTGACAAGCGAGACCATGGGCTATTCTTGGCAGAGTGGCTGCCTCCGTCCTCAGACTGCTTACATGAAAATAAGCATATTTTGTGGCGCTGCGTTGGTCACCTGACAGACGTGCAAGCTGACGGCCTGAGTGGTCCACACAGGTCAGTCAGAGTGCACGATGCTAAACATAACCAGACACGTGACTGTCATCGTGTGACGTCGACTCTGCTCACTTGAATCTTAATGGAGTCGTTGTCAATACTGCCAAGTCATGTGTCGAGAAGCTGTTTAACCATCTGATGTCAAACCAATGGCACCATTCCCATGCTAAGTGGCAGTTGGTTTTAAGACTCGTCTTCAGACCCCGTCACGTTGGTTTCTGCTCAAATGGGGTTGGGCTACTTTATTCAAATGCAGCTGATTCTCAAGGTCTTAAGGtttgttaaagtaaaaatatgaaacatcAATTACTGTGATTACAACTCAGGACAATGCATAAATATGGTCATTGGTGTCATTTAATCCCCACCCATCTCACCGATAAACTATCCTCACAGCAGTAGAGGTCAGCGTGAAGGAAACAGAtgctgacagaaaataaatcagccACATGTTTTTAGTCCACTTGTAGCAAACAAAGGTTCATGATTCTTTTGATGGAAGCTCAATTGTGAAGCTTATCTTTTAGTTTGTGCTTTAAGGAAAGCAAAAGAGTTTAACTGTAtctagaaaaaaagaaaaaaaaaagagttgcacacaaacagcatagATGCAGAAACACAGCACGACTGCTGAGAGCCAAAGACAACGTACTTTGTCAAAGAGGGGCTGGTAGAGGGCTGCATACTTTCGTTCCAGTTCATGTACTTCTTCGTAGAACTTTGCCTCAATATGGGCACATTTGACCTGCAGGTTCTTGAGGGCATTTACACGTCTCTTTACAACCTTCGGTAAACTGtgggatgacagagagagaagatatGAGTACAATACTAGAGAAAACGCCAGTTATGTTTCACtcacattttttcccccctatgcaaaaaaaaagtttggccCTGCTGGCCAGTCATACAAAAGAGTACACCAATGTTATTGATATATGCATtgtaacaaagtaaaaacacagtaTCAAGTGAAAACCTGGATTGCAAGTCTTATTGAGTTTGTGCAAgatatattattcattttgtcaTCAAGCATTTCCTTTGCTTGAAAGATCACAAATTGTACCACCACAAGACAAAATGTGCTTAACGTGGAGCAAATGGTACCAGAGAGCCCCATGCCTCAGAAAGTCATCTGCTCAGAGCtgtagagcagagcagcacGCTCCCCAGAGGACCTCCAGTAAGTTAGGGTGGTTTTCCAGCTACACACTGACAAAGTGAAACTACACCACAAACAGGTTTTATTGAGATTTGCGTCATTTAACTGCAGAGGGAAGAAATGTCTAATTTATTGGTGTATGCCTGAGGAGTTCCAGGTCTGGTTTCTGGTGTGGATGACACTCAAACACTTTATATTCTGTATAGACAAGAACAGTCAGGCAACAACTGCTGCCGTAAACACCGTTTAACACTGTCAGTCCTGGTCTGTGGCTGCATTAGAGCCTTCATGTGTCAGCCAGTGGCCACAGAGTAGGCAGTCAGCTACATAACACCTGTATACGTCACAAAGATTATGGCATTTAGACAATAAGCTTCAAAGCTGAACTTGGGGGAGAAATGGGCCTTTAAATTTTTGGTTCAGATACAGAACACAATTTCTGTTAATTTCAGAGGACTAACAGAGTCCTTCATTGATTACACATGTATATACAGTGATCATAATTGACATGAGTGTTACTGGCCTGCTAGCATCCagttatgaattaaaaatggaaatgttgaCATGTGAAATGCCAAGTGTTAAAGAAATCAAAATACAATCCTTTTTGGTCTGAAGCCTCAGCCTTGCTGGGGTTAGAGCTTGAAGGGAGTAATTGTGGGGGACAGTGGTAACCAGGCTTTCAGAGCTGTGCTGAGGTTCCATGGAGGAAAGTTTCTCTGCAGTATGGCAAATTGAAACGCCTGCACTATCTTGGCAAGGGAAAGCATGTTTGATCCCAAGTGCTGGGATGTCGTAACTGGTGAGTTTGTTGGTGACTGCCAAACACTTGACAAGTTGATCAAAGAGCTGCTTGCTGATGGTTTTGCTGAGAAGAGGAGCAGTGGGTGGCACAGCCCCACAGCCAAGACACACGACTACATTCACAGAGGAGGCCACCATCACTGAC
This window encodes:
- the nap1l1 gene encoding nucleosome assembly protein 1-like 1 isoform X3, whose product is MADIDNKDQAEIDPADMEDVEEVEEEETGEDENSKARQLTVQMMQNPQILAALQERLDGLNGSPSGYMESLPKVVKRRVNALKNLQVKCAHIEAKFYEEVHELERKYAALYQPLFDKRSDIVKAAYEPTDEECEWKADEEEELTVSKQDEMKEKAKLEEEKKDEEKEDPKGIPEFWLTVFKNVDLLSDMLQEHDEPILKHLQDIKVKFSDPGQPMSFTLEFHFEANDFFTNTVLTKTYKMRSEPDESDPFSFDGPEIMCCTGCTIEWTKGKNVTLKTIKKKQKHKGRGTVRTVTKTVPNDSFFNFFTPPEVPENGELDEDSEAVLAADFEIGHFIRERIVPRAVLYFTGEAIEDDDDDYDEEGEEADDEEGEEEADEENDPDYDPKV
- the nap1l1 gene encoding nucleosome assembly protein 1-like 1 isoform X2, which gives rise to MADIDNKDQAEIDPADMEDVEEVEEEETGEDENSKARQLTVQMMQNPQILAALQERLDGLNGSPSGYMESLPKVVKRRVNALKNLQVKCAHIEAKFYEEVHELERKYAALYQPLFDKRSDIVKAAYEPTDEECEWKADEEEELTDEMKEKAKLEEEKKDEEKEDPKGIPEFWLTVFKNVDLLSDMLQEHDEPILKHLQDIKVKFSDPGQPMSFTLEFHFEANDFFTNTVLTKTYKMRSEPDESDPFSFDGPEIMCCTGCTIEWTKGKNVTLKTIKKKQKHKGRGTVRTVTKTVPNDSFFNFFTPPEVPENGELDEDSEAVLAADFEIGHFIRERIVPRAVLYFTGEAIEDDDDDYDEEGEEADDEEGEEEADEENDPDYDPKKDAAPPAECKQQ
- the nap1l1 gene encoding nucleosome assembly protein 1-like 1 isoform X1, with the protein product MADIDNKDQAEIDPADMEDVEEVEEEETGEDENSKARQLTVQMMQNPQILAALQERLDGLNGSPSGYMESLPKVVKRRVNALKNLQVKCAHIEAKFYEEVHELERKYAALYQPLFDKRSDIVKAAYEPTDEECEWKADEEEELTVSKQDEMKEKAKLEEEKKDEEKEDPKGIPEFWLTVFKNVDLLSDMLQEHDEPILKHLQDIKVKFSDPGQPMSFTLEFHFEANDFFTNTVLTKTYKMRSEPDESDPFSFDGPEIMCCTGCTIEWTKGKNVTLKTIKKKQKHKGRGTVRTVTKTVPNDSFFNFFTPPEVPENGELDEDSEAVLAADFEIGHFIRERIVPRAVLYFTGEAIEDDDDDYDEEGEEADDEEGEEEADEENDPDYDPKKDAAPPAECKQQ